Proteins co-encoded in one Coregonus clupeaformis isolate EN_2021a chromosome 17, ASM2061545v1, whole genome shotgun sequence genomic window:
- the hcst gene encoding hematopoietic cell signal transducer isoform X1: MADNAALLVVLFLCLCEKVVADPGINNPSCYRIEPGTMAGIIVADVILTVAIVIVTYHCASRRRRQKERADEVYMNVRANCKI; encoded by the exons ATGGCAGACAATGCAGCATTGCTGGTGGTTCTCTTCCTTTGCCTCTGTG AAAAAGTTGTGGCTGATCCAGGTATAA ATAACCCGTCCTGCTACAGGATCGAGCCTGGCACCATGGCTGGCATCATCGTTGCAGACGTGATCCTGACCGTTGCCATTGTCATTGTCACATACCACTGTGCCAGCCGACGCAGACGTCAAAAAGAGAGGG ctgATGAAGTCTACATGAATGTCAGGGCAAACTGCAAAATCTAA
- the LOC121556085 gene encoding NF-kappa-B inhibitor delta — protein MHWQKSPKEKPCYTLPTVKKLLEQKRKRETSSTATISTGVPTAAVLSQQVSTPEKSTSTGVASSYSDMAVGYERWVSMDEHQTPLAIQEGPFSPVEINYFSSPSTSMDYSHTPAYSRPMASSYNTQQIQDYPDTTMPQQYTECPVTEAVSSLVPSGPLQTPVYSWSSGTLGPTEPVQQVFSGQMDVIKLEEARIFHRGMDYSRTTWQDDDGDTILHIYTAKGLREYAFAAAERLAELGRLDSKEHKGKTALLVAVTANHPEIVQDLLSLGADINACDVKGQTALHLAATYGFPRVMQVILSFGPGVNLEARNFEGLTPLHCAAISHGGTMKTLSSLSSTGLGDASLHALAEEKLSWLQMLLNTGASLTSQEIKSNKTVLHLAVKEGNIHLVRYLLKIPLANMRDFVNMKAHGHTALHMAAGLHGSPHQEEMLRLLLSRGADPSIRNLENDQPAHLLQSGPHGEQLKLILKKRSASSRRRVMSLQDQE, from the exons ATGCACTGGCAGAAAT CACCGAAGGAGAAGCCGTGTTACACTCTGCCCACAGTGAAGAAACTCCTGGAgcagaagaggaagagggagacctCCTCGACGGCAACAATCAGTACCGGTGTCCCCACTGCCGCTGTCCTCTCCCAACAGGTGTCAACACCAGAGAAGTCTACCTCAACAG GTGTAGCCAGCAGCTACTCAGACATGGCAGTGGGGTATGAGAGATGGGTTTCTATGGATGAGCACCAAACCCCCTTGGCCATACAGGAAGGACCATTCTCCCCTGTGGAGATCAATTACTTCTCCAGCCCATCCACCTCAATGGACTACAGCCACACTCCGGCCTACAGCCGTCCGATGGCCTCCAGCTACAACACACAGCAGATTCAGGACTACCCAGACACCACGATGCCTCAGCAATAT ACGGAGTGTCCAGTGACCGAGGCTGTGTCTAGTTTGGTTCCTTCTGGGCCCCTGCAGACCCCTGTCTACTCCTGGTCGTCGGGAACCTTGGGCCCCACAGAGCCTGTCCAGCAGGTGTTTAGTGGCCAGATGGATGTCATCAAGCTGGAGGAAGCCAGGATATTCCACAGAGGGATGGACTACAGCAGAACCACCTGGCAGGATGACGACGGAGacac GATTCTGCATATCTACACAGCCAAGGGCCTGAGGGAGTATGCATTTGCTGCAGCAGAGAGGCTTGCTGAGCTGGGTAGGCTAGACTCCAAGGAACACAAGGGGAAG ACTGCTTTGCTGGTGGCGGTGACTGCTAACCATCCGGAAATCGTCCAGGATCTGTTGTCTTTAGGAGCAGATATAAATGCCTGTGATGTCAAAGGTCAAACAGCACTTCATCTTGCTGCCACCTATGGCTTCCCCAGGGTTATGCAG GTTATTCTCTCCTTTGGGCCTGGAGTGAACCTTGAGGCTCGCAATTTTGAAG GTCTGACTCCTCTGCACTGTGCAGCCATCTCccacggtggcaccatgaagactctctcctccctctcctccacgggGCTGGGTGATGCCAGCCTCCATGCCCTGGCAGAGGAGAAGCTCTCCTGGCTGCAGATGCTGCTCAACACCGGAGCCTCCCTGACCAGCCAG GAAATCAAAAGTAACAAGACTGTTCTTCACCTCGCTGTGAAGGAGGGGAACATCCACCTGGTCCGCTACCTGCTTAAGATCCCCCTGGCCAACATGAGGGACTTTGTCAACATGAag GCCCACGGTCATACCGCGCTGCACATGGCCGCTGGTCTCCATGGCAGCCCACACCAAGAGGAGATGCTGAGGCTGCTGCTGAGCCGAGGGGCCGACCCCAGCATCCGCAACCTGGAGAACGACCAGCCTGCACACCTGCTGCAGAGTGGACCCCATGGGGAACAG CTCAAGCTCATCCTGAAGAAGCGAAGTGCTTCCTCTCGTCGACGTGTAATGTCCTTACAGGACCAAGAGTGA
- the LOC121556092 gene encoding TYRO protein tyrosine kinase-binding protein produces the protein MGKALCIVAPLKGMFGPVEGEQDCGHCYQIDMGAVVGIIACDIILTLLIALAVFCFATFRKKRSQQESRLEGKGKTLTASKRKTVEITESPYQELHGIQSDVYSDLQQFRK, from the exons ATGGGCAAGGCCCTCTGTATCGTGGCTCCCCTGAAAGGAATGTTTG GTCCTGTCGAAGGAGAACAAG actgtgGCCACTGCTATCAGATAGACATGGGGGCAGTGGTGGGCATCATCGCCTGTGACATCATCCTGACTCTCCTCATCGCGCTAGCCGTGTTCTGTTTTGCTACCTTCCGGAAGAAGAGGAGTCAACAGGAGTCTCGACTGGAgg GTAAAGGGAAAACACTCACAGCATCAAAGAGGAAGACAGTAGAAATCACAGAGTCTCCCTACCAG GAGCTGCATGGAATTCAGTCAGACGTGTACAGTGATCTCCAACAGTTTCGGAAATGA
- the hcst gene encoding hematopoietic cell signal transducer isoform X2, with protein MADNAALLVVLFLCLCEKVVADPDNPSCYRIEPGTMAGIIVADVILTVAIVIVTYHCASRRRRQKERADEVYMNVRANCKI; from the exons ATGGCAGACAATGCAGCATTGCTGGTGGTTCTCTTCCTTTGCCTCTGTG AAAAAGTTGTGGCTGATCCAG ATAACCCGTCCTGCTACAGGATCGAGCCTGGCACCATGGCTGGCATCATCGTTGCAGACGTGATCCTGACCGTTGCCATTGTCATTGTCACATACCACTGTGCCAGCCGACGCAGACGTCAAAAAGAGAGGG ctgATGAAGTCTACATGAATGTCAGGGCAAACTGCAAAATCTAA